Within the Candidatus Omnitrophota bacterium genome, the region GAAACCGCAAAGACCATTAAAGAGGTTAAGGCCGGCAAGATAGAATTCAAGATGGATAAACAGGCGGGTATACACGCCCCGCTTGGAAAGCTATCATTTACGGAAGATGCTCTGCACGCAAACGCTGTGGCCCTGATAGACGCTATAATGAGTTCCAACTCCGGAGGGCTTAGAGGGCAGCATGTCAAGAATCTCTATATATCTACTACAATGGGATCCGGCATAAAGCTGGATCTAGCTGAATTTAGGAAATAATATCATGGCCAAACAGGAAAAATACGCGAGGCTTTGCAAGGAGAAGATGGCGGAAGAGATAATCTCCCGTATTAATGCGCACCCGAATTTCGTAATAACAAGCTATATGGGATCTTCCACTTCAGATCTCGAAAACCTCAGGAAGAGCCTTAAGAAATCTTCTTCGAATTATTTGATCGTAAAGAACTCGATACTTAAAGTTGTATTCGACAAGGTGAAATTAAGCGATGAGATTTCGAAGATAGACGGCGGCATGGGGATCTCTTTCAGCGGAGAGGATATCCTGGCCACCTGCAAAGCCCTGTCCGTATTCGCAAGCACTCACGATAAGTTTAAAATAAAAGGCGCAATAGTTGACGGGCATAGCATTACGCCCGACAAGGTGAAAGTTTTGGCAAGCCTGCCCGCTAAAGAGGTTTTACTGGCGCAGGTCTTTGCCGGCATGAAGAGCCCCATAACGGGTTTCGTAAATACGCTCAGTGGGGTCTTGAGGAAGTTCGTATATGTTGTTGACGCCGTAAAGACGGCGAAGCAGAATTCAAGCGCCCCTGAACAGGCGCCTAAGGAAGCCAAAGCTTAAGAACTGTATATAAATAAGAAAGAGAGGAGTAGTATGGAAACAAAAGTCGAGTTAACGGAAAAGATGAAGAATGTGATGGAGTCTATCGAGAAGATGACTGTCATGGAGCTTGCGGATCTTGTGAAAGCGCTGGAGGATAAATTCGGGGTAAGCGCAGCCGCCCCCGTTGCAGTAGCCGCAGCCGCTCAAGCCGCACCGGCCGCCGCCGCTGAAGAGAAATCCACCTTCACCGTGGTCCTGGCCAATGCCGGCGCCAATAAGATCCAGGTCATCAAAGAGCTTCGCACGCTTACCAGCCTGGGCCTCAAGGAAGCCAAGGACCTGGTCGATGGCGCGCCTAAGACGATAAAGGAAAACGCGACGAAGGACGAAGCCGATAAGATGAAGAAAGCCCTCGAAGCTCAGGGCGCGAAGATTGAATTAAAGTAAAACCGTAACCGAAACGTTAAAAAAGGTTGACTGATGGCGAAACGTAAAAGCTACGCGAAGATCGAGGAATGCTATAAACTTCCGAACCTTCTTGAGATA harbors:
- the rplJ gene encoding 50S ribosomal protein L10, with translation MAKQEKYARLCKEKMAEEIISRINAHPNFVITSYMGSSTSDLENLRKSLKKSSSNYLIVKNSILKVVFDKVKLSDEISKIDGGMGISFSGEDILATCKALSVFASTHDKFKIKGAIVDGHSITPDKVKVLASLPAKEVLLAQVFAGMKSPITGFVNTLSGVLRKFVYVVDAVKTAKQNSSAPEQAPKEAKA
- the rplL gene encoding 50S ribosomal protein L7/L12, producing the protein MKNVMESIEKMTVMELADLVKALEDKFGVSAAAPVAVAAAAQAAPAAAAEEKSTFTVVLANAGANKIQVIKELRTLTSLGLKEAKDLVDGAPKTIKENATKDEADKMKKALEAQGAKIELK